The genomic region ATATGTTGATATTGTAGAAGAATTAGCAATTGAAAGGGCAAAAGAAATTTTTGGTGCCGAACATGCTAATGTACAGCCACACTCAGGGGCACAGGCAAATATGGCGGTATTTTTTGCAGTCTTAAACCCCGGTGATACAGTAATGGGGATGAATCTTTCTCATGGGGGACATTTAACCCATGGAAGTCCTGTCAATATGTCAGGAAAACATTATAACATAGTAGCCTATGGTGTGGATGAAAAAACAGGATACATAGATTATGAAGCCGTAATGGAACTTGCTAAAGAACATAAACCAAAACTTATTATTGCAGGAGCCAGTGCTTATTCTAGAGTCATTGATTTTGTGAAATTTAGAGAAATAGCTGATGCAGTAGGCGCTTACTTGATGGTGGATATGGCACATATCGCGGGATTAGTTGCGGCAGGACTCCACCCAAATCCAGTACCCTTTGCTGAATTTGTTACAACAACAACCCATAAAACCCTAAGAGGACCTAGGGGCGGTATGATTCTTTGTAGAGAAGAATTTGCAAAAGCTATCGATAAATCCATATTTCCCGGTATACAGGGAGGACCTTTAATGCATGTGATAGCAGCAAAAGCAGTAAGCTTTAAAGAGGCACTATCCGATGAATTTAGGGCTTACCAAAAACAAATAATAAATAACGCAAAAGCCTTAGCAGAAGCCCTTATAGAAAAAGGATTAAACCTAGTATCTAGGGGGACAGATAATCACCTTATGATGATTGACCTTAGAAATTTAGATATAACTGGTAAGGAAGCAGAAAAAAGATTGGATGAGGTTGGTGTGACCTGTAACAAAAACACTATTCCTTTTGACCCTCAAAGTCCATTTGTGAC from Candidatus Epulonipiscium sp. harbors:
- a CDS encoding serine hydroxymethyltransferase — its product is MYSFDEIQKIDFEVAQAVEQEIGRQNSKIELIASENFVSKAVMAAMGSPLTNKYAEGYPGKRYYGGCEYVDIVEELAIERAKEIFGAEHANVQPHSGAQANMAVFFAVLNPGDTVMGMNLSHGGHLTHGSPVNMSGKHYNIVAYGVDEKTGYIDYEAVMELAKEHKPKLIIAGASAYSRVIDFVKFREIADAVGAYLMVDMAHIAGLVAAGLHPNPVPFAEFVTTTTHKTLRGPRGGMILCREEFAKAIDKSIFPGIQGGPLMHVIAAKAVSFKEALSDEFRAYQKQIINNAKALAEALIEKGLNLVSRGTDNHLMMIDLRNLDITGKEAEKRLDEVGVTCNKNTIPFDPQSPFVTSGIRLGTPAVTTRGMKEEDMKVIADIIYMTLKDFEANKEQAVKKVAELVAKYPLY